The DNA window AAACAGGCCCATATGGCGCAATACCAGGCGGTCCTGGTTGGAATCGTGCATGTAGTGGATCGCGACATTCTTGTTACGCGCGAGGAGCTTCTCGACGACAGGCATGCCGACCTCAAAGCCTTTTTGAGGATCGTCAGGATCGACGCCCGTATGCCGTACCGGCGTCAGGAACGTCTGGGGAAGCCAGGGCGCGCCCAGTGCAGCGCAGAGATGCATCAACGCGCCATTCGACGAACCAATAGCAATTACCGGATAACGCCGTTGCGGATACAGGCCGACAAACCATTCGGCCACTTCATCGCTGCTGACGCTGTTCACCTTCTTCGGAGAGACCGCATAGGTCAGGCTGCTCAAGGCGAAGAAGCCACGTCTCGCCGGCTTCGGCAAATGGTTGAGCACCGGTGCGAGCCGCCGCGTGATCCATGGCTCACCGAGGGACCTGAATGGTCTGCCGTGCAAAAAACTTGCCAATGAGCGCGCCATCGTGGCGGCTGAATCGAACAGGGCAATACCTGCCGGTGGCTTCATGCGGCAGCACCCTGCCGATTTGAAAGGCGAATCTCGATTTCAAAATGATCAAGGCTGCCAGGAAGCTGTTCGGGATCAAGTGATGGTTCGACGACACTGATCGTCGCCTTCGACAGTATCGCACCCATCGCCAGGCTGGCGACCGTGGGAACGAGGTTATGCGCTGGGCAAATCGCGGCCCCACCGCTGAAGGGAACCAGACCCTCGGAGGGCTTCGATTCCGTATCAAACCATGTCGTCGGGGACATTCGATTGGCGATGTCGAGACGCTCGTCGTTGCGGTGGAAGAACGGAGCAAATATGATGATGCCGGTGCCTTTCCTGATCGTCTGGCCGCCGATGATGTGATCCTCGGTCAGCTCTCGCAGAATGGCGGGGGTTGTTGGCCACAGCCGCACGGCGTCGATGAGAACCGCGCGGGCAAAGGGACGATCAGCAGCCGCAGCGTCGGCTTCCTCCACGGCCCTGGCCTGCTCGTCCGGCTGGCACCCAAGCAGAGCAAGAGCTCTGAATGTGGCGATGCCGGCGGCATCGAACGCGAAAAGCCACTGTGCCACCTGGCTTTCAGGCTCAACCTCCGCCCGGTTCGGAAGCCTCGATATCAAACTGTCCGGCTCAGGCTGTCGCAGGTATTCGGCCACGCGCTTTTGATAGCGCTTAAGTTTGCCATTGTTGGCAAAGGCTGCGAATGCCCAGTTGGCTCGCCGGCGTAGATCGTCGAGATCGTTGGTGAGTTGCTCATCTTCGCGCGCGCTGTCGCCGAGCACAATTCTTCGGACAATGCGGAACCATGGTTGGGAAAACTCATCCCAGCTAACGTATCGAACACCGGTGTCAGCGAGCGGCAAGAGCGCCTGGAGCTCCTCTCGGACAATACGGTCAAAATGCTCGACGAAGGGATGCACCCGCTCGTTGGTCGCCAAGGCGTGTTCGTGGAGAGGACGGAGTTCAGCCCGTCTGGCGGCGTTCGAGATCAGCACATTGCCCGGTTCGAAATGCGCGAGGGCTGATCGCTTCTCTTTCGACGCCGGTGTGAAAGGCATGGGTGTTCCCTCCAAGGCCTCTGCGACATGGTGGGGATCGAGAAGCAAAAGCTGCGGCCGGAATGGCAGTGGCACAAGCAGAGGCCCACGACCGTATGTCTTCCGCAAACGTTGCATCAACCGGACAGCCTTGACGTCGAGGTCACGCCGCTGCGCCAAAGCCTCCATCGACGAGCGGCGCTTGATCACGCCTTTGGCGATCGTCGGCGCCATCACCGTCCTGATGATCCTAAATGTGTCGAGGAGGCTAGCCCTTGCCGTCGTCACCGGTTCTACGCGTGCTTCCATGTTCTTCCCTGCCCGCTTCATTTCCTCTGGGAACTTTGGGGACAAGCTTTAGTTCCTCCTCAATGTTCCAAGGAAACACGCCATGCTGACATTCGAGGAAAATGGGCACGGTGAACCGCTCGTCCTGCTTCATGGCCTTGGCGGAAGTGCCCGCTCCTGGGACTTGCTCGTCCCGGAACTGCAGAAGCACCGGCGGCTTATCCTGCTGAACCTTCCGGGCCACGGAGGATCACCGCTCACGTCAGACGCCGCCACATTCGATGGCATGGTTGCAGCGGTAGAGGCGTTTCTGGAAACGCGAGGGATCACCTCCATTGACGTCGTCGGCAGTTCTCTCGGCGGCCGGATCGTTTTGGAATTGGCGCGGCGCGGACGCGTGCGCTCTGCCATTGCGCTTGATCCAGGCGGTTTCTGGCACGGCTGGGAGCGGCATTATATCTTTGCCAGCCTGATGGGCACGATCAAACTGATACGTGCGCTTGGCAGTCAAAGAAAAATTCTCGCCAAGCCTGGCATTAGATCGGTTTCGATCCGCCAGCTCTCCCACAAACCCTCTGCACTCAGTCAGCCATTCGTTGAGCAGGAAATCCGCAGCTGCGCAGCGGCCTCAAACTTCGAGGATATCGTGCGGGACCTGACATCCATCCCGCCGCAAATGGGGCCGGCCGCCGATAATGTCCAATCCGTTGCAATCGGTTGGGGTCGCCAGGATAAACTTTGTTTCCCCGGCCAAGCCATCCGAGCACAGACGGCGTTTCCCGGTTCCATATTGCGATGGTTCGACGCGTGCGGTCATTTTCCAATATGGGACCAGCCGTCGCTGACGGTACAGTTCATTCTCCAATGCCTCGACCTGGAAAGGAACAGCGATGAACAACGAGCTTCAATGCAGCAAGGAATTTGAACAACGCCTTTGGAACATCCGCGATATCCTTCATGGTGCGGTTCAGGATAGCATTGCGCATCAGCAGCAGAGCGCAGGTCTCGCCACCAAAAAGGCATATGAGGAGCTTGCGGGTCTTCTGGACGAACTTCAGAGCAATCTGAAGAAGCCGGAGCGGTAGAGGCTTTCGGGCTAATCTTGGGAGCTGTGCGGTTTCGCACATTGCCGGACGAAACTTGTCACGCGTGTATAATCAGGACATTCGAAAACGAGACAAGGGTGGCTTCGATGCACACTCCGAATATCCTTATCCTGGAAGACGAAGCTCTCATCGCATTGGATGTCGAGACGACGCTGAACGACATCGAGGCGGGGTGCCTGACGAGTTTCGCGTCATGTGCCGACGCGTTGAAATGGCTAGCGGAGAACACCCCTGACATCGCCATCATTGATATTTTCCTGCGAGACGGTGAGTGCATGGAGGTTGCAGACATCCTTGTGGAACGGGGTGTTCCGTTCGTCGTCCACAGCGCGCGAAGGAAAGTCACCCACGAAAGCCACCGCATCTTTCTCAAAGGCATCTGGGTACCGAAACCTGCCGTTCCGAACGATTTGGCCCCGAACCGTCGAAGCACAACTTTCAAAAACACGCTCAGTCGCGGCTTAAGCCCAGCATCATCAGTCGGGCCGTCAAAACGGCAAAGTCCTGCGCATCAAGGTTGGCCGCTACCGCCGGCAGCACCATAGATCTGCCCGGTGGCATAGCTTGCCTCTGGATCGGCGAGCTGGACGTAGATCGAGGCGAGTTCGGCCGGCTGGCCGGGACGGCCAAGCGGTGTATCGCCGCCGAACATCATGAGCTTCTCCATCGTCGCGCCGCCACTGACCTGAAGCGGTGTCCAGATTGGACCCGGCGCCACGCCATTGACCCGGATCCCCTTCGGACCGAGTTGCTTGGCCATCGACTTGGTGAAGTTCATCGCCGCCGCCTTTGTGATCGCATAGTCAACCAGATCCTCTGATGGATCATAGGCCTGCACCGAGGTTGTCTGGATAATCGCCGAGCCGGGCTTCAGATGCTCGAGGGCAGCCTTGGTCAGCCAGAACATCGCGTAGATATTGGTCTTCATCGTCGCATCGAAGGCTTCGGTGGTTATGTCTGACACCGATGCGGCCTGCTGTTGCCGTCCTGCGTTATTGACCAGGATATCGAGACCACCGAGGGCCTGGACTGCGTCCTCGATAAGCTTCTCGCAAAACGCCTCGTCCCGGAGATCGCCCGGCAAAGCGACACCCTTTCGACCTTCCTTCTCGATCAGGGCAATAACTTCTTTCGCATCGGGCTCTTCGTCGGGAAGATAGTTGATTGCGACGTCGGCACCTTCGCGCGCATATGCGATCGCGGCGGCGCGTCCCATGCCGGAATCGCCACCGGTAATGAGCGCTCTCATTCCCGCCAGGCGGCCAGATCCTTTGTAGGAGGTTTCACCGTGATCCGGCTTCGGGTTCATTTTCCCAGCCAGGCCAGGGAAAGGCTGGGACTGCTTTTCAAACGGAGGCTTCGGGTATTTTGTCGTCGGATTTTCCATAGTGGCTGCTTTCGATAAGGTTGAGGCCGCCTGCGCAACAAAAGGAAATGTCGAAGCGGCAAGCGTTGCAGTCGCGGACGCAAGTACGGAGCGGCGGCTGAGTTTGAGAGTGAATGATTGGGCCATGTTAAGGCTCCTGATTTAGTTTTTGCCTGAACCCGGCTCGGCCATCTTGGCGTGCTGGTGGGCCAGCATGCTCGCGGGCGTGACATTGGCGACGGCGGCTTGCAGCTTGTTCTTCCAGCCGCTGACGACATCACCTTCGCCATCCATCATCGCGTCGTAACCGACCTTGGCAACGTCGGCCGGGTCATCCTTCTTCGCCTGACCGACGGAAGTGTCCGTCAGGTCAGCGCGTTGGAAGAACTCAGTCTCCGTCGGACCCGGCATCAGGCAGCTCACCGTAATGCCACTGTCTTTCAGCTCTTCGCGCAACGCGAAGGAGAAGCTGTTGATGAATGCCTTGGTGCCATTGTAGACGGCCTGATAAGATCCGGGCATAAAGCCGGCAATCGAACCGGTCAGCAGGATGCGGCCTTGTCCGCGGCTGCGCATCAGATTGCCGACCTGTTGCACGAGGTAGATGGTGCCGACGATGTTCGTGTCTACGACCTTGCGGGCCTCGACGAAGTCCTGATCGAGGAAGCCCTTACCAAGTCCCCTGCCGGCATTGGCCATCAACAGATCGACGGAGCGGCCAGATGCCTCGATTTTTTCAAGAAGGCGGTCGACACCTTCCTCCGTAGACAGATCGGCTTCGATCGCATCCACCGAGGTGCCAAACTCCTTCAAGCTGGCTGCGGCCTGATGGATGCGTGCTTCATCGGCTGCAATGATTAGATCGTAGCCGTCCTGGGCGGCACATTTTGCCAGTTCATAGCCGATACCCGTCGATGCACCTGTGACGACGGCAAGGCCTTTTCCGGTTTCGATCGCCATTGGGTATCTCCTTATGCTGTGAGGATGCGATGATGCGGCTACCCGGCGTCGTGCGCGGCGGGGAAACTTTGGCCTGCAAACGACCGTCTTCCGGACTTGTTCCTCGCCGGCGGCGCTTGTACGAAATCGCACGAAACCGAGGAATTCGGACGGAAAACACCGCTTTGCGCTTCCTGTGAGGAACTTCGGCGAGAAACGCGTCGTTTTCTTTGCTTCATCAAAACAAGAGGAGATGTACCATGCCGCAGGGCGACAAATCCGCATATACCGACAAGCAGAAGCGCAAGGCCGAGCATATCGAGGAGGGCTACGAGGATCGCGGCGTCTCCGATAAGGAAGCCGAACGCCGCGCCTGGGCCACCGTCAACAAGGAAAGCGGTGGTGGCAAGAAGTCAGGCTCAGGCCGAGGCCATGCCGAAAGCCACGCCTCTTCCGAAAAGGGCGGACGCAAGGGCGGCGCAGCTGCCGCGTCGCGCACCAAGGAAGAGCGCTCGGCATCCGCCAAGAAAGCCGCAGCCACGCGCAAGCGCAACGAGCACCATGCGCATCATTGATGGACACGGCGTCATGACAGTGGCGCCGTTCTTCTATGGAGAAACGTTCATGCCGAAGAAGAAATCCAAACAGAAATGGTCGCAGGATGTCACTGAAAACAGCGACGCGATGGACCTGAAAGGCGGCGTCTTCAAGCAGCGCAGCGCCAAGAAGATCGCCGACTCGCTGAAAGCCTCGGCCGAACATAGCGATCGCCGCAAGGCCAGTCCTTTCCAGTCCGCCATGTCGATGCTCAATTTCTACATCAATCGCGCCGGCAAGCAGCTGTCCAAGTCAAGGCTGGCGACGCTCGACCGGGCCAAGGACGAGCTGCGCAAGGATTTTGGCAAGCAGCCGAAACACTGATCATCGCGGCATCGCCAATAGCCCGGTTACCGCCAAGCAATCCGACGACAGATGAATGAGCACGTTGCCTGGCGGTTCGTTTCAAAACTTACTCTTGAGCTTCTTAAAGGAGATCGATTATGCAAGCTGTCCGTATCCATCGCTTCGGCGGTCCGGAAGTCATGGCAATCGAGGAAATCGATCGGCCAACGCCTGCCGCCAATGAAGTTCTCATCAAAGTCTTTGCTGCAAGCGTCAATCCGGTCGATGCGAAGATGCGCGAGGGGTATCCTGTCGTTACCGAAAAGGATCTTCCCTATGTGCTTGGCCGCGATGTCAGCGGCGAAATTGCTGCCACCGGTTCCGACGTTGCCAGCTTCCTGATTGGCGACAACGTCTTTGCGTTCCTGTCACCAGAACATGGCGGCTACGAGGAATTTGTATTGGCGCGGGCTGACGAGGTGGCGGCAAAGCCGCAGTCGCTCGATGCAGTCGGCGCCGCCGCCGTACCCTTGGCCGGCATCACCGCGTGGCAGGGCCTGTTCGATCATGGTGGGCTTCAATCTGGCCAGCGTGTCCTTATTCATGGTGGTGCGGGCGGTGTCGGTCATTTCGCCATTCAGTTCGCCAAGGCCAAGGGCGCCTGGGTTGCAACGACCGTGTCCTCGTCCGACAAGGATTTTGCGACCGATCTCGGCGCCGACCAGGTGATCGATTACAAGGCTGAGAAATTCGAAGAGCTAGTCAAGCCCGTAGATCTGGTGCTCGACCTGATCGGCGGCGAGACACAGGAACGTAGCTTCGGCGTCGTCAAACCGGGGGGAGCGCTGATCTCGACGCTCCAGGAGCCGGACAAGGCACGCGCCAAAAACTGAAGATTCGGGCGGGGCGATACACCGCGCAGCCGAATGGCGCTCCATTGCAGGAGATCGCGGCGTTGATCGATGAGGGCAAGGTGAAGGTCGTCGTTGCCAGCACCTTCGAGCTTCCTCAAGCCGCAGAAGCACAGTCTGCCCTTGGGGAAAAGCACATCCGCGGCAAAGTCGTCCTGAAGGTCGTCGAGCATCAGGCAAGAACCGTGATCGACGACGACGCACGGAGATTGCGGGCATACCAAATCTGGGAAGACGAAGGTCGTCCGGAGGGTCAGGACCTCGCGCATTGGTATAGAGCCGGCGATGCCGGCGCAACAGCGGAACGTCCTGACTATGGACGGTACTCTTCCGATGTCGCGCCTGTTGGGTCGCTGGTGATCAAATTTTATCACTCCGGCGATCAGATTCGCGGATATGTGCGTAAGGTCGCGGACACAGCTGCGGACGATACGATCTTTCCCGGCGAGGAAATGGAGCCGGATGCGGCCTTTAAACTGGCAGATTCTCATAAGGGCGATAGCAGCGAAACCGTCTTCGTCGAACTTGTCGAAGGCGTTGAATGGAATCCCGCCTGGGGTCGGTTGGGATGACCGAGGAAGAAGGTCGACAATGACGAAACGCGAAACGCCGCCGGAAGCGATCCCGGCCGACACAGATGATGCCCGCTCGATCGACAGCCCCGCCGCCGATCGTCACCACAACGATCTGGCCAAGGAGGCGGCGAAAGAATTGCAGCGAGCCATGAAAGAAAAAGGCGGGTCGCCAGACAATCACATATCGACAACGAAGGCAGAGATCGAGCGTGAGGCCAGGGACAGTCCGACAGCAATCATGCCGGACGATCCAACAACGGCGTGAGCAGCGCTAAGCAACGTGTCATCACTCACTGACGACGCGACGTACGTCATTGGCTTACTTATCGTCTGACAGATAATCATGGATTAATCGTAGATCATCGACAAACCGTCGCTGTTCGTTGGCACGATCATCATGGTCTCGGATACGAAGCAGATAAGACGGATGGATGGTGACGAGTAGCGGCGTGGCGTTCGCTGCCTGCAAGATGTTAGAACGTTCCTTCGTCAATCCAACGGAGCGTCCCATTAACGTATAGAGGGCGGTTGCCCCCAACGCGACGACCAGACTTGGGCGCAAAAAATCGAGTTCGCCGCCCAGCCACCACGCGCAACGCTGAATTTCGCCGGCGTTTGGTTTCGAATGGATGCGCCGCTTGCCGCGTTGCTCGAATTTGAAATGCTTGACCGCATTGGTGACGTAACAGAGCGATCGATCGATGCCGGCCTCGTGTAAACATTCGTCAAGTAACCTGCCCGCCGGGCCTACGAACGGCCGGCCCGCAATATCCTCTTTGTCGCCGGGTTGCTCCCCAACGAGGATGACCCTGGCGTCCGTTGATCCTTCACCGAATACGGTCTGCGTGGCATTCTTGAACAAATCACAGCGTTCGCAGGTCTCGGCTTGCCCATGAAGCGCCGAGAGGTCCTTGCCTTCCGCATGAGGTTCGATAAACGCCGGTGGCAAGCGGGTCGGGCGCGTAGCGGATGCCTTGACCATCACCTACCCCTCGCCCGCGCAATGTGCTCGCTGCCATGCGGCGGCGGAACATGTCCTGTTTTTTTGATCATCGATATCATCGTTTGAGGGGCCTCAGGCGCTTCTTCCACCGACAAAGCTTGCCAATCCCGCCGCGAAGGCCTCTGCCGCTCCATGCTCCGGTGACCCCCGCATTTTCAAGAAACACTCGGAGATGCTTTTCAAAAGTAAGCGGAAGGCGGTTGCGATTATTGTTGACGGTACCCGCCCCTGGCCATGGCGGTATTGTAAGTTTGTCAGTGTGGAAATTGCTCTCGCACTGTCGCCAGGAACGACCTCATCTTCAGCACGGCGCGTCGACATTCATTCCGATCCCAAGCGAGAGGCATCCTCCTGTTGCTTTACTTCTTTCAAAAGTTTCTCCCGCGGGTTTTCGGAGAGCTTCCTCCGGGTCGCTTCGACGGTCTTTTCTCCGACTTCGACTGGCTGACCGCTATCGTCGGGAAAACCTTCCGCCGTCTTGCCAATAGAAGAGCTTTTTGGGCTGTCGTTCGGTCCATTCGCGAGTTTTCGGTTTGTCATGATAAAATCTCCTTTTTCAAAGAACTCATGGCACGCGGATTAGTGCCGCACGGGGCGATTTTCACAAGCGGGGTGTCGGATCTTGCGACTTCATTGCTCGAACCTTCCAAAACCAAAGCGCTGCTATTACGCCGTCAGACGGACAACGGGCGCTTTTGTAGCTCTTGAGAGTTACATCCCAAACGGAAAGGTGTCTGGCATCTTGCCGGATCCTTTCGTGGGGCCTGCCAAAGGCGTGACCGGAGAAGTCTGATCGAACCAAACGAACGCGTCGAACTGTGATGAAACCGCTGCCTCCATATAATGGCTGAGGCGCTCGGTCTCTGGACGGTAGATCACGCCGATGAACCGCTGCTGTCGGCGCGCGCGAAGCGCATTGTGAAGCGTGTCGCTGCGCCCAAAATCCAGCAGAAAAGAGTGCTTGCCGCTATCATGACACAGGCGTTCGATACTGCCCGGCAAGGAGGGGCTGATGTCCTTAATCTCCATGTCGCTGTCCCAGTCGGAGGCACAGGCGACCCTTCCCGCGTGGGTGCCAAACCCGATCAGCGCCACCTGATCCCCGTAGCGCTCCCGGCAGAGCTGTCCGATGTTCAGTTCGTCGCGTCCAGACCCCATTTCGGTGTGGCGTGCATCTCCGATATGGGAATTGTGCGCCCACACCACCGCCCTGGACTCCGGTCCGCCTGCGCCGAGAAGTTGGTCCAGCGTCTCGAACATATGCCGGTCGCGCAGGTTCCAGGTCGCGGCGCCACCATAATACATGATGCGGTAATATTTCTCGGCCGATGCAATCAGCCTCGCATTTTGCTGCGCATCTAGCAGATCGCCGTCTTCCTGCGAAAGGGAACGTTCGAGAAGTTCGCGGCATTGCTTGATCACTGCGTCCTCGCAGGTCTCGTAACCGGAGCGAAGCGCCGCACGTCCGTAGGTCGAGGGTTCATTCTGCCAGGGCGTCAGGCAGCCATAACGTTCTCGGGCAATGGCAGCCGCACCTGGATCGGTTTCGTCCAGATAGGCGAGAACTGCGGCGATCGATCCGCTCATGTTGTAGAGATCAAGACCATAGAAGCCGACCTGCCGGCTCGCATCCTCGATGCCAGCATTGTGCTGTCGCAGCCAGTCGATGAAGGCCGCGACCTCGGTGTTGCGCCACATCCACTGGGGAAAGCGTTGGAACGGCGCCAATATCTCGGACGGTCGGGGTCGGCCCCGCACATAGCGGTTGAGATACGCTGCATCCGGCCAGTCCGCCTCGACTGCGACGATCGTGAAGCCATGCTTCTCGATCAAGTGCTTGGTGATTGCGGCGCGGGCGCGGTAGAACTCCGACGTTCCATGACTTGCCTCACCGAGGAGAATAACCCGCCGGTCGCCGAAGCGATCGAACAGAGCTCCGAAACCCGAATCGTCGATCGCGGGAAGCTCTTCGGCTGCCTCGCCGATTAGCTCCGGAAGAGATTTACGGACCGGGTGAGGCGAAAGTTCGTCGTCTTGCTCGATCCAGCCTTCCGCGCCGACAAGCGGCACGAACATCACACCGCCGAGATCCTCTTCCTCGAACTTCGTGGCAGACATGCGTGTGATGCGGAGCAACCGCTGTTCTTCCGGATGTTCTCCAACCGGGATGACCAGCCTTCCACCAATTTCCAACTGTTCCTGTAAAGATACCGGGACGGAGGGTCCGCCGGCCGCCACCACGATTGCATCGAATGGAGCCTTCTCGGGCCAGCCCAAGGTGCCGTCGCCGGCCTTCACCGTCACATTGCTATAGCCGGACTGGTGGAGACGCCGCTCGGCTTCACTTGCCAGTTCTCCATGACGCTCCATGGTGAAGACCTCGGAGGCCAGCTCGGCCAGAATCGCCGCCGCGTAGCCGGAGCCCGTACCGATCTCCAGGACACGATCCGATGGTTCGATCTCGGCTGCTTCCGCCATTCTCGCGACGATAAACGGCTGGGAAATCGTCTGGCCACTGCCGATAGGCAGCGGACTGTCTTCATAGGCGAATTCTTCGAACCCTTCGTCCACAAAGGACTCACGAGCGACCCGACGCAAAGCCGCAAGAACCCGCTCGTCGCGCACCCCTCTGCGAGCGATTTGCGTTTCAACCATGCGATGTCTGGCGAACGCGAAATCCAACATCGTCAGCCGTCCGCGCGCGGCTTGTGATGCGCGCTTTCCTGGTTTTCGCCGCGGATAATCTGGCGGTCGTCCTTGTCCGTCAGTTCGACACCTTCTTCGTGAAGGTTTGCGCCACCCCGATGGGCATCCCGCTGCTGTTTCGAACGCTTCAGCTCTTCCTCGGCGTTGAAGTCGTCGCCGGCATTGCTGGTGTTTTCGCGCTTCTCGATAATGCGCCGCTGTTGCTCGTGGGTTTTCGTGCCAGCCATATCGGCCTCCTGTTATTTGTTGGTGCGTCCAGTGCGATTGGGATCGACGCCACCTTGCGCGGTGACATCATTCTCGACGTCACCCTTGAACGTGTTGTCCCCGTCAAGGCTTTCGTCCGCGTCAAGGATGTCTCCACCCTTGATCGTGCCCCTGGAAGTGCCGATCCCAGGGTTTTGTCGCAAATCCTTGTCTGACGGCGTTTGAGTCTTTGGGTGCTGATTGGCCATTCGAATCTCTCCTTCACTCTGGTTAGGCGCGCTTCAGTTGCGTCAGGAAATGGAGTTTGGCTGTCGCGGCGTGTCGTATCTCTTGGGGAGTGCTCGCCAGACCTTCGCCGCCTGACCATCGTCGACATGCTCTGCCAACACGAAACACACGACCTGGACCGCTTCCTTGGTGTTAAGGGGCCGGCCGAATTTCCTAATCCTGTTGCGCTCATCGAGGCCTCCTCGCCTTAATGGCCCCTTGCGCGTACGAACTCATGAAGGGGGCGCAGGTTCCGGAACAAATTTCGTCGCCTCGGGTTTCTTGAAAATCATCAAATTTTGGCTCGCCGACGAAAGCGGAGGACTTTGAGATGGCCCACAGCGACAAGAAGCATTTCGGTAAGGGAACACAGGGAAAAGGAGCCGGAGCCGGCGCAATGACCGAGATCGATGGAGACACGGTCGGAGACAACGAGGTTCTTTCGAACCGCGACAAGAAACAGCATTCGAATGAGCGCGGCCAGGACGGCAACGCAATCAAGACAGAGCAGCAGCAGGATCATTCCGCCAATCGCCGGCCATAGGAGAGCATAACCGTGACCCATATAAGCCCCCAAATGCAGGCCTGCGTCGAAGAATGCCTGCGCTGCTATTCAGTCTGCCTGTCGACCGCGATGAACCATTGCCTTGAAATGGGTGGCGCGCATGTCGAGAAACAACACTTCACCCTCATGATGGCTTGTGCCGAAATGTGCCGGACCTCAGCGCATTTCATGCTATTGGCTTCGCCACACCACAGGCATACTTGCGCTGAATGCGCCGAAATCTGTACCGAATGCGCGGATGATTGCGAGCGGATCGGAGATATGCAGGCGTGTGTGGACGCCTGCCGGCGCTGCGCCGAAAGTTGCCGCATCATGTCCTCCTGACGCGCCAGAGCGTCAGGCCCAGTCTGGACGAACAGCGGCCGATGACTTTGCCGGAAACCATGAACACGCCGTCATCCTCCGAGAGAGCCCGAGGCTCCGAACACGATGACGAACCGGGGTCTGGCCGAGCAGTGCTTGGCTGCTTTGATCGTCCATCGTCCCAAAACGGTGACATCGACGAAACCTTCAGAAATAACCACATCCAAAAACCTTCTTCACGTCGTCGTTCATCGCTGCAAGATAGGCAGATCGCCCTAATGTCTTGATGATGAGATACGAGCCGGCGACCTATCGTCGAATGAATAATCCTCCAGATATCTCATTCTTGGCTATGTTGTTTATGAAAGCAAACCCCGGCTACGAGCGTGAGATGCAGCAGCTGTCCGCGTTTTTGCGTTGAGCTTGGCGAGGATCGACGAAACGTGGTGATCAACGGTCTTGGCGGAGACGAAGAGCAACGCAGCTATTTCGCCATTGGACTTGCCCAGATCGACCCATCGCAGCACATCCATCTCCCGCGTTGTGAGTCCGGCCGGGTTGGCCTTCGTGCTTGCCCTTGGACCACGGGCGGCAACACGGCCAAGTCGGCCACGTATGATCGCACGGACATGCTGGGCAACTGCCGAGGCTCCCATGCCTTCAAGCAGGTCTAGTGCGTGATAGACGGCATTATCGTCACCATCGAGGAGTGTCATGGCCTGCCAATATGGCGATCTCCTCTCGCTCCAGGTCTCCGCTGCGGCCGCCCAGTCACCAGCCAGCATCTGGCGAACGACCTCATCTCCGTCGAAGTCCGAGCAGAGCGAAACGTCTGCTCCAAGTTTTCGTTTCCAGACAAGCAGCAGCGAAACTGCGGCGTCATCCCTGGAAAGAGCAATGGCCTGATCGAGCAAACTCAAGGCTCGTCCGATGTCCTCCAAGCCCAACCAAGCCCGCTCCGCTATCAGCTCGGCATAGGGTGCCAGCCTCTGCAGCTCCCTGCCCGTCTCAAGAAAACGCGACAGTTCCTCCAGCAATGCGTCTGCCGGC is part of the Rhizobium leguminosarum bv. trifolii WSM1325 genome and encodes:
- a CDS encoding conserved hypothetical protein (KEGG: rec:RHECIAT_PA0000166 hypothetical protein), producing MPQGDKSAYTDKQKRKAEHIEEGYEDRGVSDKEAERRAWATVNKESGGGKKSGSGRGHAESHASSEKGGRKGGAAAASRTKEERSASAKKAAATRKRNEHHAHH
- a CDS encoding conserved hypothetical protein (KEGG: ret:RHE_PE00211 hypothetical protein) yields the protein MTVAPFFYGETFMPKKKSKQKWSQDVTENSDAMDLKGGVFKQRSAKKIADSLKASAEHSDRRKASPFQSAMSMLNFYINRAGKQLSKSRLATLDRAKDELRKDFGKQPKH
- a CDS encoding hypothetical protein (KEGG: ret:RHE_PB00039 hypothetical protein) → MRAYQIWEDEGRPEGQDLAHWYRAGDAGATAERPDYGRYSSDVAPVGSLVIKFYHSGDQIRGYVRKVADTAADDTIFPGEEMEPDAAFKLADSHKGDSSETVFVELVEGVEWNPAWGRLG
- a CDS encoding phage SPO1 DNA polymerase-related protein (TIGRFAM: phage SPO1 DNA polymerase-related protein~PFAM: Uracil-DNA glycosylase superfamily~KEGG: sme:SM_b21448 putative DNA polymerase related protein): MVKASATRPTRLPPAFIEPHAEGKDLSALHGQAETCERCDLFKNATQTVFGEGSTDARVILVGEQPGDKEDIAGRPFVGPAGRLLDECLHEAGIDRSLCYVTNAVKHFKFEQRGKRRIHSKPNAGEIQRCAWWLGGELDFLRPSLVVALGATALYTLMGRSVGLTKERSNILQAANATPLLVTIHPSYLLRIRDHDDRANEQRRFVDDLRLIHDYLSDDK
- a CDS encoding hypothetical protein (KEGG: mpo:Mpop_0752 hypothetical protein) codes for the protein MTNRKLANGPNDSPKSSSIGKTAEGFPDDSGQPVEVGEKTVEATRRKLSENPREKLLKEVKQQEDASRLGSE
- a CDS encoding protein-L-isoaspartate O-methyltransferase (KEGG: sme:SM_b20088 hypothetical protein~TIGRFAM: protein-L-isoaspartate O-methyltransferase~PFAM: Erythromycin esterase; protein-L-isoaspartate(D-aspartate) O-methyltransferase); its protein translation is MLDFAFARHRMVETQIARRGVRDERVLAALRRVARESFVDEGFEEFAYEDSPLPIGSGQTISQPFIVARMAEAAEIEPSDRVLEIGTGSGYAAAILAELASEVFTMERHGELASEAERRLHQSGYSNVTVKAGDGTLGWPEKAPFDAIVVAAGGPSVPVSLQEQLEIGGRLVIPVGEHPEEQRLLRITRMSATKFEEEDLGGVMFVPLVGAEGWIEQDDELSPHPVRKSLPELIGEAAEELPAIDDSGFGALFDRFGDRRVILLGEASHGTSEFYRARAAITKHLIEKHGFTIVAVEADWPDAAYLNRYVRGRPRPSEILAPFQRFPQWMWRNTEVAAFIDWLRQHNAGIEDASRQVGFYGLDLYNMSGSIAAVLAYLDETDPGAAAIARERYGCLTPWQNEPSTYGRAALRSGYETCEDAVIKQCRELLERSLSQEDGDLLDAQQNARLIASAEKYYRIMYYGGAATWNLRDRHMFETLDQLLGAGGPESRAVVWAHNSHIGDARHTEMGSGRDELNIGQLCRERYGDQVALIGFGTHAGRVACASDWDSDMEIKDISPSLPGSIERLCHDSGKHSFLLDFGRSDTLHNALRARRQQRFIGVIYRPETERLSHYMEAAVSSQFDAFVWFDQTSPVTPLAGPTKGSGKMPDTFPFGM
- a CDS encoding conserved hypothetical protein (KEGG: smd:Smed_2023 hypothetical protein), which gives rise to MAGTKTHEQQRRIIEKRENTSNAGDDFNAEEELKRSKQQRDAHRGGANLHEEGVELTDKDDRQIIRGENQESAHHKPRADG